In one Hymenobacter sp. DG25B genomic region, the following are encoded:
- a CDS encoding valine--tRNA ligase has translation MSIAKTYTPADVEAKWYQRWQEQGFFKAKPNPRKPAYSVVIPPPNVTGVLHMGHMLNNTIQDVLVRRARMQGKEACWVPGTDHASIATEAKVVALLKEKGIDKKDLTREQFLTHAWDWKEKYGGIILEQLKKLGASCDWDRTRFTMEPELTEAVLRVFVDLYRKGQIYRGIRMVNWDPMGGTALSDEEVIPKDTMAKMYHLKYEVVGQPGQFLTVATSRPETIMADVAVAVNPHDPRYTHLHGAKVRIPLLRREIPVILDEYVTIDFGTGALKVTPAHDLNDYELGLKHNLPVIDILNNDGSLNEKAQLYVGQDRFAARRNIVKDLEDAGQLDKVEEYASVLQTSERTGAVIEPRLSLQWFCKMDQMAKKALEVVENDEIKLHPPKFKNMYRVWMENVRDWCISRQLWWGQRIPAYYLPDGTFVVALNEEEAVQLARVQSGNQDLTAADLRQDEDVLDTWFSSWLWPISVFDGFKDPDNADINYFYPTDDLVTAPEILFFWVARMIMAGLEYRKEVPFRNVYLTGIVRDDQGRKMSKQLGNSPDPLDLIAQYGADGVRTGMLFSSPAGNDLLFDIKLVEQGRNFSNKLWNAFRLTKGWEVDAALPFPNAKAVEWFSAKLQASLAEMDEHFEKFRMSDALMTVYKLVWDDFCSVYLEMIKPAYQAPIDAETLRHTNSFLETLLKLLHPFMPFITEEIWHELAERGPKDYLCVAPWPKQQPVAGSPEVIARMEKALDIVAGIRNIRNQKGLGPNKPLILAAKTDDVALLQSYDAIIRKLGALSDISFVEAAPAAAVGFVSGGAEFFVPMEGQIDLGAEKERLAKELEYAQGFRDSVLKKLGNDKFVQNAKADLVERERQKLADAEAKITALEQSMAAL, from the coding sequence ATGTCAATCGCCAAGACCTACACCCCCGCCGACGTTGAAGCCAAATGGTACCAGCGCTGGCAGGAGCAGGGCTTCTTCAAAGCCAAGCCCAACCCGCGCAAGCCTGCTTACTCAGTAGTGATTCCGCCGCCTAACGTAACGGGCGTGCTGCACATGGGGCACATGCTGAACAATACCATTCAGGATGTGCTGGTGCGCCGGGCGCGCATGCAGGGCAAGGAAGCGTGCTGGGTGCCCGGCACCGACCACGCCTCCATTGCTACCGAGGCCAAGGTTGTGGCCCTGCTGAAGGAGAAAGGTATTGATAAGAAAGACCTCACCCGCGAGCAGTTCCTGACCCACGCCTGGGACTGGAAAGAAAAGTACGGCGGCATTATTCTGGAACAGCTGAAAAAGCTGGGCGCCAGCTGCGACTGGGACCGGACGCGCTTCACCATGGAGCCCGAGCTGACTGAGGCCGTACTGCGCGTATTCGTGGATTTGTACCGCAAGGGCCAGATTTACCGCGGCATCCGCATGGTGAACTGGGACCCCATGGGCGGCACCGCTTTGAGCGACGAGGAAGTAATTCCAAAGGACACCATGGCCAAGATGTACCACCTCAAATATGAGGTAGTAGGTCAGCCGGGCCAGTTCCTGACGGTAGCTACCTCGCGCCCGGAAACCATTATGGCCGACGTGGCCGTGGCCGTAAACCCCCACGACCCGCGCTACACCCACCTGCACGGCGCCAAAGTGCGCATTCCGCTGCTGCGCCGCGAAATTCCGGTGATTCTGGACGAGTACGTAACTATTGACTTCGGTACCGGCGCGCTAAAAGTGACGCCCGCGCACGATTTGAACGACTACGAGCTGGGCCTCAAGCACAACCTGCCCGTTATCGATATCCTGAACAACGATGGCTCGCTGAACGAAAAAGCGCAGCTGTACGTGGGTCAGGACCGTTTTGCGGCCCGCCGCAACATCGTAAAAGACCTGGAAGATGCCGGCCAGCTGGACAAGGTAGAGGAATATGCCAGCGTACTGCAAACCTCGGAGCGCACCGGGGCGGTAATTGAGCCGCGCCTGAGCCTGCAGTGGTTCTGTAAGATGGACCAGATGGCCAAAAAGGCCCTGGAGGTAGTAGAAAACGACGAAATCAAGCTGCACCCGCCCAAGTTTAAGAACATGTACCGGGTGTGGATGGAGAACGTGCGCGACTGGTGCATTTCCCGCCAGTTGTGGTGGGGCCAGCGCATTCCGGCCTACTACCTGCCCGATGGCACCTTCGTAGTGGCTCTGAATGAAGAGGAAGCCGTGCAGCTGGCCCGCGTGCAAAGCGGCAACCAGGACCTCACGGCCGCCGACCTGCGCCAAGACGAAGATGTGCTGGATACGTGGTTCTCCTCCTGGCTCTGGCCCATTTCGGTGTTCGATGGCTTCAAGGACCCCGACAACGCCGATATCAACTATTTCTACCCCACCGATGACCTGGTAACTGCCCCCGAAATCCTGTTTTTCTGGGTGGCGCGCATGATCATGGCCGGGCTGGAATACCGCAAGGAAGTACCGTTCCGCAACGTGTACCTCACCGGCATTGTGCGCGACGACCAGGGCCGCAAAATGAGCAAGCAGCTCGGCAACTCACCCGATCCGCTGGACCTTATTGCCCAGTACGGCGCCGATGGCGTGCGCACCGGCATGTTGTTCTCCTCGCCGGCCGGCAACGATTTGCTGTTCGATATTAAGCTGGTAGAGCAGGGTCGCAACTTCAGCAACAAGCTCTGGAATGCCTTCCGCCTCACCAAGGGCTGGGAAGTAGATGCCGCGCTGCCCTTCCCCAATGCCAAAGCCGTGGAGTGGTTCTCGGCCAAGCTGCAGGCCTCCCTGGCCGAGATGGACGAGCACTTCGAGAAGTTCCGCATGAGCGACGCGCTGATGACGGTGTACAAGCTGGTGTGGGACGACTTCTGCTCCGTGTACCTGGAGATGATCAAGCCCGCATACCAGGCGCCCATTGATGCTGAGACGCTGCGCCATACCAACAGCTTCCTGGAAACCCTGCTGAAGCTGCTGCACCCCTTCATGCCCTTCATCACGGAGGAAATCTGGCACGAGCTGGCCGAGCGCGGCCCCAAGGACTACCTCTGTGTAGCGCCCTGGCCCAAGCAGCAGCCCGTGGCCGGCAGCCCGGAGGTAATTGCCCGCATGGAAAAGGCCCTGGACATCGTGGCCGGTATCCGCAACATCCGGAACCAGAAAGGCCTCGGCCCCAACAAGCCACTCATCCTGGCGGCCAAAACCGACGACGTAGCGCTTCTGCAGAGCTACGACGCCATCATCCGGAAGCTGGGTGCCCTGAGTGATATCAGCTTCGTAGAGGCTGCTCCGGCTGCCGCTGTAGGCTTTGTATCCGGTGGGGCGGAGTTCTTCGTGCCGATGGAAGGTCAGATTGACCTGGGGGCGGAAAAGGAGCGTTTGGCCAAAGAGCTGGAGTACGCCCAGGGCTTCCGGGACTCCGTGCTGAAGAAGCTCGGCAACGATAAGTTTGTGCAGAACGCCAAGGCCGACCTGGTGGAGCGGGAGCGGCAGAAGCTGGCCGATGCCGAAGCCAAGATTACGGCCCTGGAGCAAAGCATGGCTGCTTTGTAA
- a CDS encoding S9 family peptidase, with translation MKKSTPLLVGAYAMALGAAQAQTAVPPVAAIKPKQLTMLGNTRTDNYYWLNERSNPEVISYLEAENAYFDQVMAPVKGLEEKLYAEIKGRIQEKDESVPYRDNGYYYYTRFEEGAEYPIYCRKKGSVKAPEEVLLNANLLGKGKPYYQIGGWEVSDNNQLLAFSEDTVSRRLYTLRFKDLKTGKLYPEAIPNTGGEAVWAADNKTVFYTRKDVTTLLPYQVYRHTLGSDPKQDALVYEEKDNTYSMGLGRSKSRKYIGVQLHSTLSSEFRYLEAANPTGELKVFWPREKDHLYEVEHMGDKFYVRTNWQSPNYRLVETPITNTAKSAWKELVPHRKDVFLENMELFRNYLVLGERKEGLLQLSVRDWKSGKQHYLNFGEPAYTAAISVNREFDTPVLRYTYTSLTTPSSTYDYDMNTHRKTLLKEQKVLGGFKKEDYVTERLYATAADGTRIPISVVYKKGFKKDGKAPMLQYAYGSYGISTNATFSPARLSLLNRGFAFAICHIRGGQEMGRDWYEAGKLLRKKNTFTDFTDCSQYLIQQKYTSPATLFAQGGSAGGLLMGAVVNLHPELYKGVLAGVPFVDVVTTMLDASLPLTTSEYDEWGNPNQKEYYDYMLSYSPYDNVKAQAYPNMLVTTGLHDSQVQYFEPAKWVAKLRAMKTDKNLLLLHTDMAAGHGGASGRFKSIHDVARQYAFMFLLLGIKA, from the coding sequence ATGAAGAAATCAACCCCCTTATTGGTAGGTGCTTATGCCATGGCGTTGGGCGCTGCCCAGGCGCAAACTGCGGTGCCGCCCGTAGCTGCCATCAAGCCCAAGCAGCTCACCATGCTGGGCAACACGCGCACCGATAATTACTACTGGCTGAATGAGCGCAGCAACCCGGAAGTCATCAGCTACCTGGAGGCTGAAAATGCCTACTTCGACCAGGTGATGGCGCCGGTAAAAGGGCTGGAGGAAAAACTGTACGCCGAAATCAAGGGCCGCATTCAGGAAAAGGATGAGTCGGTGCCGTACCGCGACAATGGCTATTACTATTACACCCGCTTTGAGGAAGGGGCCGAATATCCCATTTACTGCCGCAAGAAAGGCTCGGTAAAAGCCCCGGAGGAGGTGTTGCTGAACGCCAACCTTCTGGGCAAGGGCAAGCCATATTATCAGATTGGCGGCTGGGAGGTGAGCGACAATAACCAGCTGCTGGCTTTCAGCGAAGACACCGTAAGCCGGCGCTTGTACACGCTGCGGTTTAAAGATCTAAAAACAGGCAAGCTCTATCCGGAAGCCATTCCGAATACGGGCGGTGAGGCCGTGTGGGCCGCCGACAACAAAACCGTGTTCTACACCCGCAAGGATGTCACCACGCTGCTGCCCTACCAGGTGTACCGGCACACGCTGGGCTCCGACCCCAAGCAGGACGCGCTGGTGTACGAGGAGAAAGACAACACCTATTCCATGGGCCTGGGCCGCTCCAAGTCCCGGAAATATATTGGCGTGCAGCTGCACAGCACGCTTTCCTCGGAGTTCCGCTACCTAGAAGCCGCCAACCCCACCGGGGAGCTGAAAGTATTCTGGCCCCGCGAGAAAGACCATTTGTACGAGGTGGAGCACATGGGCGACAAGTTCTACGTGCGCACCAACTGGCAGTCGCCTAACTACCGGTTGGTGGAAACGCCCATTACCAACACGGCCAAATCGGCGTGGAAAGAGCTGGTGCCGCACCGCAAAGACGTGTTCCTGGAAAACATGGAACTGTTCCGCAACTACCTGGTGCTGGGCGAGCGGAAGGAAGGGCTGCTGCAGCTAAGCGTGCGCGACTGGAAAAGCGGCAAACAGCACTACCTCAACTTTGGCGAACCGGCCTACACGGCAGCCATCAGCGTGAACCGGGAGTTTGATACGCCCGTGCTGCGCTACACCTACACCTCACTCACCACGCCTTCTTCCACCTACGATTACGACATGAATACCCACCGGAAAACCCTGCTGAAAGAGCAGAAGGTGCTGGGCGGGTTCAAAAAGGAAGATTACGTAACGGAGCGCCTCTACGCCACCGCGGCCGATGGCACCCGCATTCCGATATCCGTGGTGTATAAGAAAGGCTTTAAGAAGGATGGGAAAGCGCCTATGCTGCAATATGCGTACGGCTCCTACGGTATTTCCACCAACGCAACTTTTAGTCCTGCGCGGCTGAGTTTGCTGAATCGGGGCTTTGCTTTTGCCATTTGCCATATCCGGGGCGGGCAGGAAATGGGCCGGGATTGGTACGAGGCGGGCAAGTTGCTCAGGAAGAAGAACACCTTCACCGACTTTACCGACTGCTCCCAGTATCTCATTCAGCAGAAGTATACCTCACCGGCCACGCTGTTTGCCCAGGGCGGCAGTGCCGGTGGCCTGCTGATGGGCGCTGTAGTGAACCTGCACCCGGAGCTGTACAAAGGCGTACTGGCCGGGGTGCCGTTCGTGGATGTGGTGACCACCATGCTGGACGCCAGCCTGCCCCTGACCACCAGCGAATACGACGAGTGGGGCAACCCCAACCAGAAGGAGTACTACGACTACATGCTGTCCTACTCGCCTTATGATAACGTGAAAGCGCAGGCCTACCCCAACATGCTGGTCACCACCGGCCTCCACGACTCGCAGGTGCAGTACTTTGAACCGGCCAAGTGGGTAGCCAAGCTGCGCGCCATGAAAACCGATAAGAACCTGCTGCTCCTGCACACCGATATGGCCGCGGGCCACGGCGGAGCTTCCGGCCGGTTTAAGTCTATCCATGACGTAGCCCGGCAGTACGCCTTCATGTTCCTGCTGCTCGGTATTAAAGCGTAA
- a CDS encoding dihydrolipoamide acetyltransferase family protein — MARVEMVMPKMGESIMEGTVLKWLKQVGDTIEQDESVLEVATDKVDTEVPAIYAGVLQEILVQEGQVVAVGAPIAILETDAASAGASAPAAVAAPAINGASVASAEVPYLPEPTDPQADQRLSVAQSGRFYSPLVLSIAREEGISMADLEYIPGTGKENRVTKKDILDYVASGQKPAAPAAAPAQAPQPAAQPQAAPQTAAAAPKAAAPAVAASKPAPSVSGGQELIEMDRMRKMIAQRMVDSKRISPHVTSFVEADVTELVNWRNKHKDSYKKREGENLTFTPIFIQAVARAIQDFPLINVSIDGDYIIKKRDINIGVAVALPSGNLIVPVIHNADQLNLNGLSKKVNDLATRARANKLKPEDLDGGTYTLSNVGSFGNVMGTPIIMQPQVAIMAVGAIKKKPAVIETPQGDLIGVRHFMFLSHSYDHRVVDGSLGGMFVRRVADYLEQFDPNTSI; from the coding sequence ATGGCACGAGTGGAAATGGTGATGCCCAAGATGGGCGAAAGCATTATGGAAGGCACCGTCCTGAAATGGCTCAAACAGGTAGGCGACACCATTGAGCAGGACGAATCGGTGCTGGAAGTAGCTACGGACAAAGTAGATACCGAAGTACCCGCCATTTATGCCGGTGTTTTGCAGGAAATTCTGGTGCAGGAAGGCCAGGTGGTAGCCGTAGGCGCCCCCATTGCCATTCTGGAAACGGATGCCGCCAGCGCCGGCGCTTCGGCTCCGGCAGCCGTTGCTGCTCCCGCTATCAACGGCGCCTCGGTTGCATCCGCTGAAGTTCCTTACCTCCCGGAGCCCACTGACCCGCAGGCAGATCAGCGCCTGAGCGTGGCCCAGTCCGGCCGCTTCTACTCGCCGCTGGTGCTCAGCATTGCCCGCGAGGAAGGTATTTCCATGGCCGACCTGGAGTACATTCCCGGCACCGGCAAGGAAAACCGGGTAACCAAAAAAGATATTCTGGATTACGTGGCTTCGGGCCAGAAGCCAGCCGCGCCAGCTGCTGCTCCTGCCCAAGCGCCACAGCCGGCCGCTCAGCCTCAGGCAGCACCTCAGACCGCCGCAGCAGCACCTAAAGCGGCTGCTCCCGCCGTGGCTGCGTCCAAGCCCGCCCCTTCCGTAAGCGGTGGCCAGGAGCTGATTGAAATGGACCGCATGCGCAAGATGATTGCCCAGCGCATGGTGGACTCCAAGCGTATTTCGCCCCACGTTACCTCTTTTGTGGAGGCCGACGTGACGGAGCTCGTGAACTGGCGCAATAAGCATAAGGACTCCTATAAGAAGCGCGAGGGCGAGAACCTTACCTTCACGCCTATCTTCATTCAGGCCGTGGCCCGCGCCATTCAGGACTTCCCGCTGATTAATGTTTCCATTGACGGGGACTACATCATCAAGAAGCGCGACATCAACATTGGCGTAGCGGTGGCCCTGCCCTCCGGCAACCTCATTGTACCGGTTATCCATAACGCCGACCAGCTGAACCTGAACGGCCTGAGCAAAAAGGTGAACGACCTGGCCACCCGGGCCCGGGCCAACAAGCTGAAGCCCGAAGACCTGGATGGCGGTACCTACACGCTCAGCAACGTAGGCTCCTTCGGTAATGTAATGGGCACGCCTATTATCATGCAGCCACAAGTGGCTATCATGGCCGTAGGTGCCATCAAGAAGAAGCCAGCGGTTATCGAAACGCCCCAGGGCGACCTAATTGGCGTGCGCCACTTTATGTTCCTCTCGCATAGCTACGATCACCGCGTGGTAGATGGCTCGCTGGGGGGCATGTTTGTGCGCCGCGTGGCTGATTACCTAGAGCAGTTTGATCCTAACACCTCTATTTAA
- a CDS encoding competence/damage-inducible protein A translates to MTHQVPNAEIITIGDELLYGQVIDTNSAFLGQELGKLGIRVRQISSVSDRAEEIVQALDAARQRATLVLITGGLGPTKDDLTKNILTEYFGTELVLHEPSLQDVEAIFARYNRSMLEVNLQQAFLPASCTPIRNVMGTAPGMWFEDRGVVFVSMPGVPFEMKRMMTDIVLPKLKEHFHTPAIEHVVIQTVGLGESFLAERIADWEDALPANIRLAYLPYMGGVRLRLTGTDDGQPHLRERMRALLPALREKLGQHIFAEGEVSLEAAVGELLRERNLTVGTAESCTGGYVAHRLTSVPGCSAYFKGSIVAYDNTIKINDLNVTPESLATHGAVSEAVVRQMAEGLRQHLQVDVALATSGIAGPDGGTPEKPVGTIWIAYADAHHTVSRLLSFNRGRQLNIEYTTTVVLDMLRMNLPAVAPEATAAQ, encoded by the coding sequence ATGACGCACCAAGTACCTAATGCCGAAATCATTACGATTGGCGACGAACTGCTATATGGTCAGGTTATCGATACCAACTCGGCTTTTCTGGGGCAGGAATTAGGGAAGCTGGGAATACGGGTGCGGCAGATTTCCAGCGTTTCAGACCGCGCCGAGGAGATTGTGCAGGCCTTGGATGCCGCCCGGCAGCGCGCAACGTTGGTTCTCATCACCGGCGGCCTGGGGCCCACCAAAGACGACCTCACCAAGAATATTCTGACGGAGTACTTCGGCACCGAGTTGGTGCTGCACGAGCCTTCCCTGCAAGATGTGGAAGCTATTTTTGCGCGCTATAACCGCTCCATGCTGGAAGTAAACCTCCAGCAGGCCTTTCTCCCCGCCAGCTGCACGCCCATTCGGAATGTGATGGGCACAGCGCCGGGTATGTGGTTTGAGGACCGCGGCGTGGTGTTCGTTTCCATGCCCGGCGTGCCCTTTGAGATGAAGCGCATGATGACAGACATTGTGCTGCCCAAACTCAAAGAACACTTCCACACCCCCGCTATCGAGCACGTGGTTATTCAGACGGTGGGCCTGGGTGAGTCGTTCCTGGCTGAGCGGATTGCCGATTGGGAAGACGCTCTGCCGGCCAATATCCGGCTGGCTTACCTGCCTTATATGGGTGGCGTACGCCTGCGCCTTACCGGCACCGACGACGGCCAGCCCCACCTGCGGGAGCGGATGCGCGCCCTCCTGCCTGCCCTGCGCGAGAAGCTGGGCCAGCACATTTTTGCCGAAGGCGAAGTAAGTCTGGAAGCCGCCGTGGGCGAACTATTGCGCGAGAGAAACCTGACCGTTGGCACCGCCGAAAGCTGCACCGGCGGCTACGTAGCGCATAGGCTTACCAGCGTACCGGGCTGCTCCGCTTATTTTAAAGGAAGCATTGTTGCGTATGATAATACCATTAAAATCAATGATTTGAATGTCACTCCTGAAAGCTTAGCTACACATGGCGCCGTCAGCGAAGCCGTAGTGCGCCAGATGGCGGAAGGCCTGCGCCAGCACCTGCAGGTAGATGTAGCCCTGGCCACCAGCGGCATTGCCGGGCCCGATGGTGGCACTCCCGAAAAACCGGTGGGCACCATCTGGATTGCCTATGCCGATGCCCACCACACCGTGAGCCGGCTGCTGAGCTTTAACCGCGGCCGCCAGCTGAATATTGAATACACTACCACGGTTGTGCTGGATATGCTCCGCATGAATCTGCCGGCAGTAGCGCCGGAGGCAACTGCAGCGCAGTGA
- a CDS encoding DUF4197 domain-containing protein codes for MKKIHYSLLLALFLGINVAASAQIRLSDLGRILGSASKVKTKTKTTTQQSSGSVTQAEAAKGLQEALVQGISKGADQASQTDGFYLNRLIRIPFPPDAQRVANTMRRIGLGAEVDKFELSLNRGAEDAAKSAKPIFISAIKSLTFKDVWGILTGQKDAATQYLKRTTSEQLTTAFQPIIQQSLDKVSATRYYTDLTTRYNQIPFVKPVNTDLNQYATGKAIDGLFTLIAQEEANIRENPVARTTELLKRVFGRK; via the coding sequence ATGAAAAAGATTCACTATTCACTGCTGCTGGCCCTTTTTTTAGGGATAAATGTGGCGGCATCCGCCCAAATAAGGCTCTCCGACCTGGGCCGTATACTGGGTTCAGCGTCGAAAGTTAAAACCAAGACTAAAACTACTACTCAGCAGAGCAGCGGCAGCGTTACCCAGGCCGAGGCGGCCAAAGGCTTGCAGGAAGCGCTGGTGCAGGGCATCAGCAAAGGCGCTGATCAGGCCTCGCAGACGGATGGCTTCTACCTTAACCGCCTGATCCGCATTCCTTTCCCACCTGATGCCCAGCGCGTGGCCAACACCATGCGGCGCATTGGCCTGGGGGCGGAGGTAGATAAGTTTGAGCTGTCCCTGAACCGCGGCGCCGAAGACGCGGCCAAAAGTGCCAAGCCCATCTTTATTTCAGCCATCAAAAGCCTCACGTTTAAAGACGTGTGGGGCATTCTGACGGGCCAGAAAGACGCCGCAACGCAATACCTGAAACGCACTACCTCCGAGCAGCTGACCACGGCCTTCCAGCCTATCATTCAGCAGTCGTTGGACAAAGTAAGCGCCACCCGCTACTACACCGACCTCACCACGCGCTACAACCAGATTCCCTTCGTGAAGCCGGTAAACACCGACCTGAACCAATACGCTACCGGCAAAGCCATTGATGGCCTGTTCACGCTCATTGCGCAGGAAGAGGCCAACATTCGGGAAAACCCCGTGGCCCGAACCACAGAGCTGTTGAAGCGGGTATTTGGCCGTAAGTAG
- a CDS encoding ABC transporter ATP-binding protein produces the protein MQIEATGLGKRFHREWIFRGLTHRFAPGTATAILGPNGAGKSTLLNTLSGQLLSSEGTLTYSYLGRNVPVEEIPPLLAYCAPYLELIEELTLTELLHFHTRFKPLRPGISTDQLIELMYLEKSRHKLVRDFSSGMKQRLKLALALYSHAPLLLLDEPTTNLDRTGVAWYQEHVAATLAGRLVLVSSNVPEEYAFCTEQLLITDFGAQAAR, from the coding sequence GTGCAGATTGAGGCCACGGGGCTGGGTAAGCGCTTCCATCGGGAGTGGATTTTCCGGGGCCTGACGCACCGCTTCGCGCCCGGTACGGCTACGGCTATTCTGGGCCCCAACGGTGCTGGCAAAAGTACCCTACTCAACACGCTTTCCGGGCAGCTGCTTTCCTCCGAAGGCACCCTCACCTATTCCTACCTGGGCCGCAACGTACCAGTGGAGGAAATACCGCCCTTGCTGGCGTATTGCGCGCCTTATCTGGAGCTGATTGAGGAGCTGACCCTGACGGAGCTGCTGCACTTTCACACCCGCTTTAAGCCCCTGCGCCCCGGCATCAGCACCGACCAATTAATTGAGTTGATGTACCTGGAAAAATCCCGCCACAAGCTGGTGCGCGACTTTTCCTCCGGCATGAAGCAGCGCCTCAAGCTGGCCCTGGCCCTGTACAGCCACGCCCCGCTCCTGCTGCTGGACGAGCCCACTACTAACCTGGACCGCACCGGCGTGGCTTGGTATCAGGAGCACGTAGCCGCTACCCTGGCCGGCCGGCTGGTGCTGGTAAGCTCCAATGTGCCGGAAGAATATGCCTTCTGCACCGAGCAGCTTCTGATTACGGATTTCGGCGCCCAGGCGGCCCGCTAG
- the lpxA gene encoding acyl-ACP--UDP-N-acetylglucosamine O-acyltransferase produces the protein MNQPLAYIHPEAKIAQNVVVEPFTTIDKDVEIGEGTWIGPNVTIMAGARIGKNCKIFPGAVISAIPQDLKFAGERTTAHIGDNTVIRECVTVNRGTTDRLKTVVGANCLLMAYVHIAHDCIIGDNCILANTVQVAGHVEIGEYAIIGGSSAVHQFVRVGQHAMVSGGSLVRKDVPPFVKVGREPLTYSGINSIGLRRRGFSDQQISEIQQFYRLLFLSGLNNNDALEKIELELAPSPERDEVVNFIRNSGRGVIKGYTRGSSSAD, from the coding sequence ATGAACCAGCCGCTCGCCTATATTCACCCCGAAGCGAAAATTGCCCAAAACGTGGTAGTGGAGCCCTTCACCACCATCGATAAGGACGTTGAAATTGGGGAAGGCACCTGGATTGGGCCCAACGTCACCATTATGGCCGGGGCCCGCATCGGCAAAAACTGCAAGATTTTCCCGGGCGCGGTGATTTCCGCCATTCCTCAGGATCTGAAGTTTGCCGGCGAACGAACCACGGCCCACATCGGCGACAACACCGTAATTCGGGAGTGCGTGACGGTGAACCGCGGCACCACCGACCGGCTGAAAACCGTAGTAGGCGCCAACTGCCTGCTCATGGCCTACGTGCACATTGCCCACGACTGCATCATTGGCGACAACTGCATTCTGGCCAACACGGTGCAGGTGGCCGGGCACGTAGAAATCGGTGAATATGCTATTATTGGCGGCTCCTCGGCAGTGCACCAGTTTGTGCGCGTGGGGCAGCACGCTATGGTATCGGGCGGTTCTTTGGTGCGTAAGGACGTACCGCCGTTTGTGAAAGTAGGCCGTGAGCCGCTCACGTACAGTGGCATTAACTCCATTGGGCTGCGGCGCCGGGGTTTCTCCGATCAGCAGATCAGTGAGATTCAGCAGTTCTACCGCCTGCTGTTCCTGAGCGGGCTGAATAATAACGATGCCCTGGAGAAGATTGAGTTGGAGCTGGCTCCCTCGCCAGAGCGGGATGAGGTGGTAAACTTCATTCGCAACTCAGGCCGCGGGGTTATTAAAGGCTATACGCGCGGCAGCTCCAGTGCAGATTGA